A single region of the Brachypodium distachyon strain Bd21 chromosome 3, Brachypodium_distachyon_v3.0, whole genome shotgun sequence genome encodes:
- the LOC100840649 gene encoding cold-responsive protein kinase 1 isoform X3: MNELMAISNISHGNLVSLYGYCVEGNQRILVYNYLENNSLAQTLLGSGRSNIQFDWRTRVNICLGIARGLAYLHDVVNPHIVHRDIKASNILLDKDLTPKISDFGLAKLLPPNASHISTRVAGTLGYLAPEYAIRGQVTRKSDVYSFGVLLLEIVSGRSNTSTRLSYQDQILLEKFPEVTNGVLLLQTWMYYEQGDLQKIIDSSLGNDFDVAQACRFLKVGLLCTQDVTKHRPTMSTVVGMLTGIKDVDSEKISKPATISDFMDLKIRSMRKENEIAFASSSTLLSSIMAHSSPSSSQETTQASITFTTISDR, from the exons ATGAATGAACTTATGGCAATTTCGAACATATCTCATGGTAATCTTGTCAGCCTATATGGCTATTGTGTGGAAGGAAACCAAAGGATCCTTGTATACAATTATCTTGAAAATAATAGCCTTGCGCAAACACTTCTAG GTTCTGGCCGCAGCAACATTCAGTTTGACTGGAGAACTAGAGTAAATATTTGTCTTGGTATCGCCAGGGGATTGGCATACCTCCATGACGTTGTCAATCCCCACATTGTTCACCGAGACATCAAAGCAAGCAATATACTTCTTGACAAGGATCTCACCCCTAAAATTTCTGATTTCGGTTTAGCGAAGCTTCTACCTCCAAACGCATCACATATTAGCACAAGGGTTGCAGGAACATT AGGTTACTTGGCTCCTGAGTATGCCATTCGAGGACAAGTGACACGGAAGTCAGATGTATATAGTTTTGGTGTTTTGCTTCTGGAAATAGTTAGTGGGAGATCCAACACGAGTACAAGATTATCCTATCAAGATCAGATACTTCTTGAAAAG TTCCCAGAGGTGACAAATGGGGTTCTTCTCTTGCAGACATGGATGTATTATGAGCAGGGAGATTTGCAGAAAATCATAGACAGTTCTTTGGGCAATGACTTCGATGTTGCACAAGCCTGCAGGTTCCTGAAAGTTGGACTTCTATGTACGCAAGATGTCACAAAACATCGACCCACTATGTCAACAGTCGTCGGCATGCTAACGGGCATAAAGGATGTTGACTCGGAGAAGATCAGCAAGCCCGCTACAATTAGCGACTTCATGGACCTTAAGATCAGGAGCATGAGGAAAGAAAATGAGATTGCTTTCGCTTCATCCTCCACGTTGCTATCCAGCATCATGGCACACTCTTCTCCTTCGTCGTCACAAGAGACAACACAAGCCTCCATA
- the LOC100840649 gene encoding cold-responsive protein kinase 1 isoform X2, with translation MGCCCSIFCHKRRAFRQESLKHNEDLGNTDTTRYTYKELAKATENFNPSNKIGEGGFGSVYKGRLRNGKLIAVKVLSVESRQGLKEFMNELMAISNISHGNLVSLYGYCVEGNQRILVYNYLENNSLAQTLLGSGRSNIQFDWRTRVNICLGIARGLAYLHDVVNPHIVHRDIKASNILLDKDLTPKISDFGLAKLLPPNASHISTRVAGTLGYLAPEYAIRGQVTRKSDVYSFGVLLLEIVSGRSNTSTRLSYQDQILLEKTWMYYEQGDLQKIIDSSLGNDFDVAQACRFLKVGLLCTQDVTKHRPTMSTVVGMLTGIKDVDSEKISKPATISDFMDLKIRSMRKENEIAFASSSTLLSSIMAHSSPSSSQETTQASITFTTISDR, from the exons ATgggttgttgttgttccatCTTTTGCCATAAGAGAAGGGCATTCCGCCAGGAAAGTTTAAAGCATAATGAAG ACCTCGGTAATACTGATACAACAAGATACACTTATAAGGAGCTAGCAAAGGCAACAGAGAATTTTAACCCATCCAATAAGATTGGCGAGGGAGGTTTTGGATCTGTGTATAAG GGGCGGCTAAGGAATGGAAAACTTATTGCTGTCAAGGTATTATCTGTAGAGTCAAGACAAGGACTGAAGGAATTTATGAATGAACTTATGGCAATTTCGAACATATCTCATGGTAATCTTGTCAGCCTATATGGCTATTGTGTGGAAGGAAACCAAAGGATCCTTGTATACAATTATCTTGAAAATAATAGCCTTGCGCAAACACTTCTAG GTTCTGGCCGCAGCAACATTCAGTTTGACTGGAGAACTAGAGTAAATATTTGTCTTGGTATCGCCAGGGGATTGGCATACCTCCATGACGTTGTCAATCCCCACATTGTTCACCGAGACATCAAAGCAAGCAATATACTTCTTGACAAGGATCTCACCCCTAAAATTTCTGATTTCGGTTTAGCGAAGCTTCTACCTCCAAACGCATCACATATTAGCACAAGGGTTGCAGGAACATT AGGTTACTTGGCTCCTGAGTATGCCATTCGAGGACAAGTGACACGGAAGTCAGATGTATATAGTTTTGGTGTTTTGCTTCTGGAAATAGTTAGTGGGAGATCCAACACGAGTACAAGATTATCCTATCAAGATCAGATACTTCTTGAAAAG ACATGGATGTATTATGAGCAGGGAGATTTGCAGAAAATCATAGACAGTTCTTTGGGCAATGACTTCGATGTTGCACAAGCCTGCAGGTTCCTGAAAGTTGGACTTCTATGTACGCAAGATGTCACAAAACATCGACCCACTATGTCAACAGTCGTCGGCATGCTAACGGGCATAAAGGATGTTGACTCGGAGAAGATCAGCAAGCCCGCTACAATTAGCGACTTCATGGACCTTAAGATCAGGAGCATGAGGAAAGAAAATGAGATTGCTTTCGCTTCATCCTCCACGTTGCTATCCAGCATCATGGCACACTCTTCTCCTTCGTCGTCACAAGAGACAACACAAGCCTCCATA
- the LOC100840649 gene encoding cold-responsive protein kinase 1 isoform X1, translated as MGCCCSIFCHKRRAFRQESLKHNEDLGNTDTTRYTYKELAKATENFNPSNKIGEGGFGSVYKGRLRNGKLIAVKVLSVESRQGLKEFMNELMAISNISHGNLVSLYGYCVEGNQRILVYNYLENNSLAQTLLGSGRSNIQFDWRTRVNICLGIARGLAYLHDVVNPHIVHRDIKASNILLDKDLTPKISDFGLAKLLPPNASHISTRVAGTLGYLAPEYAIRGQVTRKSDVYSFGVLLLEIVSGRSNTSTRLSYQDQILLEKFPEVTNGVLLLQTWMYYEQGDLQKIIDSSLGNDFDVAQACRFLKVGLLCTQDVTKHRPTMSTVVGMLTGIKDVDSEKISKPATISDFMDLKIRSMRKENEIAFASSSTLLSSIMAHSSPSSSQETTQASITFTTISDR; from the exons ATgggttgttgttgttccatCTTTTGCCATAAGAGAAGGGCATTCCGCCAGGAAAGTTTAAAGCATAATGAAG ACCTCGGTAATACTGATACAACAAGATACACTTATAAGGAGCTAGCAAAGGCAACAGAGAATTTTAACCCATCCAATAAGATTGGCGAGGGAGGTTTTGGATCTGTGTATAAG GGGCGGCTAAGGAATGGAAAACTTATTGCTGTCAAGGTATTATCTGTAGAGTCAAGACAAGGACTGAAGGAATTTATGAATGAACTTATGGCAATTTCGAACATATCTCATGGTAATCTTGTCAGCCTATATGGCTATTGTGTGGAAGGAAACCAAAGGATCCTTGTATACAATTATCTTGAAAATAATAGCCTTGCGCAAACACTTCTAG GTTCTGGCCGCAGCAACATTCAGTTTGACTGGAGAACTAGAGTAAATATTTGTCTTGGTATCGCCAGGGGATTGGCATACCTCCATGACGTTGTCAATCCCCACATTGTTCACCGAGACATCAAAGCAAGCAATATACTTCTTGACAAGGATCTCACCCCTAAAATTTCTGATTTCGGTTTAGCGAAGCTTCTACCTCCAAACGCATCACATATTAGCACAAGGGTTGCAGGAACATT AGGTTACTTGGCTCCTGAGTATGCCATTCGAGGACAAGTGACACGGAAGTCAGATGTATATAGTTTTGGTGTTTTGCTTCTGGAAATAGTTAGTGGGAGATCCAACACGAGTACAAGATTATCCTATCAAGATCAGATACTTCTTGAAAAG TTCCCAGAGGTGACAAATGGGGTTCTTCTCTTGCAGACATGGATGTATTATGAGCAGGGAGATTTGCAGAAAATCATAGACAGTTCTTTGGGCAATGACTTCGATGTTGCACAAGCCTGCAGGTTCCTGAAAGTTGGACTTCTATGTACGCAAGATGTCACAAAACATCGACCCACTATGTCAACAGTCGTCGGCATGCTAACGGGCATAAAGGATGTTGACTCGGAGAAGATCAGCAAGCCCGCTACAATTAGCGACTTCATGGACCTTAAGATCAGGAGCATGAGGAAAGAAAATGAGATTGCTTTCGCTTCATCCTCCACGTTGCTATCCAGCATCATGGCACACTCTTCTCCTTCGTCGTCACAAGAGACAACACAAGCCTCCATA